The following proteins come from a genomic window of Oricola thermophila:
- a CDS encoding MFS transporter: protein MTAVDTSMQPRPGPADAIRLRSARRAVSAAFFANGFTVGHWAPKIPVMVERLGVSQPTLGKMIILFGVGALLALIAGAWATTRFGSRGVLRWTSLLLVPSLVMLTMAPTAATAAITMLWLGMFLGAMDNAMNANGVVVETILKKPVMSSYHGFWSLGGVVGGLTGGALISWLGEMGHAVTVSIVTLVVVLAAWPRYLDDPQLANPSGGEAPKAGRFADLPRGPGIYILGSVTLLAFAPEGTVVDWSALYLKDEQGAPVLVSGYAFAAFSSTMALMRFMGDGLRARLGDRMTYVCGAAVAAAGLVIAGLSTHFVVACAGFFVSGLGMANMVPVLFSSGGRYPGVKPAVGIAVITVFGYGGLLFVPALVGELAERFSLAAVFTGWGVILFALSWLGFILPGLSGRSR, encoded by the coding sequence ATGACCGCTGTCGATACATCGATGCAGCCCCGGCCCGGGCCGGCGGACGCCATCCGTCTCCGGTCCGCGCGACGGGCGGTTTCGGCGGCCTTCTTTGCCAATGGCTTCACGGTCGGGCACTGGGCGCCGAAGATCCCGGTCATGGTCGAGCGGCTCGGCGTCAGCCAGCCGACGCTCGGCAAGATGATCATCCTGTTCGGCGTCGGCGCCCTGCTGGCGCTGATCGCCGGCGCCTGGGCGACGACGCGGTTCGGATCGCGCGGCGTCCTGAGATGGACGTCGCTGCTGCTCGTGCCTTCGCTGGTGATGCTGACCATGGCGCCGACGGCGGCAACCGCCGCCATCACCATGCTCTGGCTCGGCATGTTCCTCGGCGCGATGGACAACGCGATGAACGCCAATGGCGTGGTCGTGGAGACGATTCTCAAGAAACCGGTCATGTCCTCCTATCACGGGTTCTGGTCGCTGGGCGGCGTCGTCGGCGGCCTGACCGGCGGCGCCCTGATCTCCTGGCTCGGCGAAATGGGGCATGCCGTCACGGTTTCCATCGTCACGCTCGTTGTGGTGCTCGCGGCATGGCCGCGCTATCTCGACGATCCGCAGCTCGCCAATCCTTCGGGTGGCGAGGCACCGAAAGCGGGCCGCTTCGCCGACCTGCCGCGCGGGCCGGGCATCTACATCCTGGGCTCGGTCACACTGCTGGCCTTTGCGCCGGAGGGGACGGTTGTCGACTGGAGCGCCCTCTACCTGAAGGACGAGCAGGGCGCGCCCGTACTCGTCAGCGGCTATGCCTTCGCGGCGTTTTCCTCGACCATGGCGCTGATGCGGTTCATGGGTGACGGGCTGCGCGCCCGTCTCGGTGACCGGATGACCTATGTCTGCGGCGCGGCGGTGGCTGCGGCCGGGCTTGTCATTGCCGGTCTGTCGACACACTTCGTCGTCGCCTGTGCCGGCTTCTTCGTCAGCGGCCTCGGCATGGCCAACATGGTGCCGGTGCTGTTCTCGTCGGGCGGACGCTATCCCGGCGTGAAGCCGGCGGTCGGGATCGCGGTCATCACCGTGTTCGGTTATGGCGGGCTCCTGTTCGTGCCGGCACTGGTCGGCGAACTGGCCGAGCGGTTCTCGCTGGCGGCGGTGTTCACCGGGTGGGGCGTGATCCTGTTCGCTCTTTCATGGCTGGGCTTCATCCTGCCCGGTCTTTCGGGACGGTCCCGCTGA
- a CDS encoding MarR family winged helix-turn-helix transcriptional regulator, which produces MPRQTSSEKGHVGISDSTLRGFAGYNMKRSFNVVQADLARTLEPFGLRMITFTALILIVDNPDLSQTQLASALTVERSNLVTIVDDLEGKGWIVRNPAPNDRRSHALRATREGHRMCERAVKAAREHEERLLAALGKAERETFIAALQTIERAKREEQDGTDGKL; this is translated from the coding sequence GTGCCAAGACAGACTTCCAGTGAGAAAGGGCATGTCGGCATTTCCGACAGTACCCTGCGCGGTTTCGCCGGCTACAACATGAAACGCAGTTTCAACGTCGTGCAGGCGGACCTGGCGCGTACGCTTGAGCCGTTCGGGCTGCGCATGATCACTTTCACCGCGCTCATCCTGATCGTGGACAACCCCGATCTCAGCCAGACGCAGCTGGCCAGCGCTCTCACCGTCGAGCGGTCCAATCTCGTCACCATCGTCGACGATCTCGAGGGCAAGGGCTGGATTGTCCGCAATCCGGCGCCGAACGACCGGCGAAGTCACGCCCTACGTGCCACGCGGGAAGGGCACCGCATGTGCGAGCGGGCGGTGAAAGCGGCAAGAGAGCATGAAGAAAGGTTGCTGGCCGCACTCGGGAAAGCGGAGCGGGAGACATTCATCGCCGCCTTGCAAACGATCGAGAGGGCGAAACGGGAGGAACAAGATGGTACGGACGGAAAGCTATAG
- a CDS encoding TRAP transporter large permease translates to MSMLELGYLSFPILLVLIFLRAPIGLAMMICGIGGLYLAMGGPTMVLAKLKTETYTTFSSYSLSIIPMFLLMGQFATLSGMSAALFKAAESWLGHRRGGVAMAAVGACAGFGAICGSSLATAATMSRVALPELRRYGYSGGFSTATLAAGGTLGILIPPSVILVIYAILTEQNIAKLFLAAFVPGILAAVGYMITISIYVRLFPDAAGTREPQPYSERIRALLDVWPVLLVFLVVVGGIYLGWFTPTEGAAVGAAGTGLIAFVSGNLNWKVFVESIMATAMSTAMIFFIVLGAGFYNSFLALTQVPQELSSFVVSQGFSPWVVLVLILLFYLVFGCLMDSLSMILLTIPIFFPVVSSLDFGLSPEHLAIWFGILVLIVVEVGLITPPVGMNLFIINSMDRETPMVETYKSVLFFVGSDIVRVILLVMFPAITLFLLPA, encoded by the coding sequence TTGAGCATGCTCGAGCTGGGATACCTGTCTTTCCCGATCCTTCTTGTCCTGATTTTCCTGCGCGCGCCGATCGGTCTCGCGATGATGATCTGCGGTATCGGCGGACTCTATCTTGCCATGGGCGGTCCGACGATGGTGCTCGCCAAGCTGAAGACCGAGACCTACACGACGTTTTCCAGCTACTCGCTTTCCATCATTCCGATGTTCCTGCTGATGGGCCAGTTTGCCACGCTGTCGGGAATGTCCGCGGCCCTGTTCAAGGCGGCGGAAAGCTGGCTCGGGCACCGGCGCGGCGGCGTCGCGATGGCCGCCGTCGGCGCATGCGCGGGCTTCGGCGCGATCTGTGGTTCATCGCTTGCCACGGCGGCGACAATGAGCCGGGTGGCGCTTCCGGAGCTGCGTCGCTACGGCTATTCGGGCGGGTTCTCGACGGCGACGCTCGCCGCCGGTGGCACGCTGGGCATCCTGATCCCGCCGTCGGTGATCCTCGTCATCTACGCAATCCTTACCGAGCAGAACATCGCCAAGCTGTTCCTCGCGGCCTTCGTTCCCGGCATCCTCGCCGCGGTCGGTTACATGATCACCATCTCGATCTATGTTCGGCTCTTTCCCGACGCCGCAGGCACGCGCGAGCCGCAGCCCTATTCGGAGCGCATCCGCGCCCTGCTCGATGTCTGGCCGGTCCTTCTCGTGTTCCTCGTTGTCGTCGGCGGCATCTATCTCGGCTGGTTCACGCCAACGGAAGGCGCGGCGGTCGGTGCGGCGGGCACCGGGCTGATCGCCTTCGTTTCCGGCAACCTGAACTGGAAGGTGTTCGTGGAGAGCATCATGGCCACGGCGATGTCGACCGCGATGATCTTCTTCATCGTGCTGGGTGCCGGCTTCTATAATTCCTTCCTGGCGCTCACCCAGGTGCCGCAGGAGCTTTCCAGCTTCGTGGTCAGCCAGGGCTTCAGCCCGTGGGTCGTGCTGGTGCTGATCCTGCTGTTCTACCTGGTCTTCGGCTGCCTGATGGACTCCCTGTCGATGATCCTTCTGACGATCCCGATCTTCTTTCCGGTCGTCAGCTCGCTCGATTTCGGCCTGTCGCCCGAACACCTGGCGATCTGGTTCGGCATTCTCGTCCTGATCGTCGTGGAGGTCGGGCTCATCACCCCGCCCGTCGGGATGAATCTCTTCATCATCAATTCGATGGACCGTGAAACGCCAATGGTCGAGACCTACAAGAGCGTGCTGTTCTTCGTCGGCTCCGACATCGTTCGCGTCATCCTGCTCGTGATGTTTCCTGCCATCACGCTGTTCCTGCTGCCGGCCTGA
- a CDS encoding feruloyl-CoA synthase — translation MVRTESYRSHNVVREDRPDGSIILTSGHELGEVADTTGDWLHRWAGEAPDRVFLAERSGPGWREESYSAVLEKVRAIAAALVGRGLNADTPILIMSGNGVDHGLLSLAAQYAGIPVVPVAEQYALIPGAHDRLRHVIDLVRPSLAYAVDAGEYAEAIALKELEGVEIVASRPGSSRATPFDDLLRGDAGIDVDAVHAGVGPDSVVKILMTSGSTSHPKGVPTTHRMMCVNQTQMADALPFLRERPPVIVDWLPWNHVFGGSHNFNMMLANGGSLYIDDGKPVKGRFERTLENLSMVTGTLAFNVPVGFSMLLGALRADDSLRRRFFADLDLVFYAGASLPQEVWEGFEQMAVEVKGSVPLMTSSWGLTETAPACLLQHEPTSRSGIVGVPLNGISVKLLPDEDMRCEVRVKGPNIMSGYIGDAGKAAGSFDEEGYFVTGDAMRFVDPERPEKGLRFDGRISEDFKLLTGTWVRAAALRLDLLSCLSPLAADLVITGHDRNEIGVLVFPDRQALADAGYAPEEAGGALTDPGLSAEIARRLAERARTATGSSTRVARALVMAEPASLGEGEMTAKGSLNARKVLTRRAALLDRLYDDDDPATIRIQGA, via the coding sequence ATGGTACGGACGGAAAGCTATAGATCGCACAATGTCGTTCGCGAGGATCGGCCGGACGGTTCGATCATCCTGACCTCGGGCCACGAGCTGGGCGAGGTCGCCGATACGACCGGCGACTGGTTGCACAGGTGGGCGGGCGAGGCTCCCGACCGCGTGTTCCTGGCCGAGCGTTCCGGTCCCGGTTGGCGTGAGGAAAGCTATTCGGCGGTACTGGAAAAGGTGCGCGCGATTGCCGCTGCGCTGGTCGGTCGCGGCCTGAATGCCGATACGCCGATCCTGATCATGTCCGGCAATGGCGTCGATCACGGGCTGCTTTCGCTGGCCGCGCAATATGCAGGCATCCCGGTCGTTCCCGTCGCCGAACAATACGCCCTGATCCCCGGAGCCCACGACCGGTTGCGTCATGTCATCGATCTGGTGCGTCCGTCGCTGGCCTATGCCGTGGATGCGGGGGAATATGCCGAGGCCATTGCGCTGAAGGAGCTGGAGGGCGTGGAAATCGTCGCCAGCCGGCCCGGATCGTCGCGCGCCACGCCGTTCGACGATTTGCTGCGTGGCGACGCCGGCATCGATGTCGATGCCGTCCACGCAGGCGTGGGGCCGGACAGCGTGGTCAAGATCCTGATGACATCCGGTTCGACATCGCATCCCAAGGGCGTGCCGACGACGCACCGCATGATGTGCGTCAACCAGACCCAGATGGCCGATGCTCTGCCCTTCCTTCGCGAGCGCCCGCCGGTGATCGTGGACTGGCTGCCGTGGAACCATGTTTTCGGTGGCAGCCACAACTTTAACATGATGCTGGCCAATGGCGGCAGCCTCTACATCGATGACGGCAAGCCGGTAAAGGGGCGTTTCGAGCGGACGCTCGAGAACCTTTCAATGGTGACCGGCACGCTGGCCTTCAACGTGCCGGTAGGGTTTTCCATGCTGCTTGGCGCATTGCGTGCCGACGACAGTCTCCGACGGCGTTTCTTCGCCGACCTCGACCTTGTCTTCTATGCCGGGGCATCCCTGCCACAGGAGGTCTGGGAGGGCTTCGAGCAAATGGCCGTCGAGGTAAAGGGATCGGTGCCGCTGATGACCTCGAGCTGGGGGCTGACAGAAACCGCGCCCGCCTGCCTGCTGCAGCACGAGCCGACCTCGCGGTCCGGCATTGTCGGCGTTCCGCTCAACGGCATCTCGGTGAAGCTGCTGCCGGACGAGGACATGCGCTGCGAGGTGCGCGTGAAGGGGCCCAATATCATGTCCGGCTATATCGGGGATGCCGGAAAGGCCGCCGGAAGCTTCGACGAGGAAGGCTATTTCGTCACCGGCGACGCGATGCGGTTCGTCGATCCGGAGCGGCCGGAAAAGGGTTTGCGCTTCGACGGGCGAATTTCCGAGGACTTCAAGCTTCTGACCGGGACATGGGTGCGGGCCGCGGCGTTGCGGCTTGACCTGCTTTCCTGCCTGTCGCCGCTTGCGGCCGACCTCGTCATTACCGGGCATGACCGCAACGAGATCGGCGTGCTGGTGTTTCCGGACAGGCAGGCGCTCGCCGATGCCGGCTACGCCCCCGAAGAGGCGGGCGGCGCATTGACCGATCCGGGTCTCTCGGCGGAGATCGCCCGTCGCCTTGCCGAACGGGCCCGGACGGCAACAGGCTCCTCGACACGGGTCGCGCGCGCGCTGGTGATGGCGGAACCCGCGTCCCTCGGCGAGGGCGAAATGACCGCCAAGGGAAGTCTCAACGCGCGCAAGGTCCTGACGCGCAGGGCCGCATTGCTGGATCGTCTCTACGACGACGACGATCCGGCGACCATTCGTATCCAGGGAGCCTGA
- a CDS encoding acyl-CoA dehydrogenase family protein, translating to MKPFSTPVADMLFSLNEVAGARRITGWDDELAGEIAGHFAVFAEGEIAPLDEPGDVQGARLENGRVRMPDGFRHAYDAWVEQGWPGLTAPEEFGGQGMGGAIAALVSEIFSGACHSLQMVVGLVPGAIRTIMRFGTDDQKTRMVPPLASGEWLATMCLTEPGAGSDLSRIRCRATEAADGWRIDGEKIFISGGDQDLSRGILHLVLARTSDNGIKGLSLFLCHSERSDGSRNGVSVARIEEKMGLHASPTCQLVFDGAEAELVGRPGEGLRAMFTLMNHARLDVALQGAAHAARAHDIASAYAAERIQGRNGDGQPAKLEEHADVRRMLDRMDSLAIGARAIAHLALVVLETGENPGLVEFLTPVAKVFCTEAGMEAAELGVQVLGGYGYLREYRVEQTCRDARITAIYEGANGIHAGALAGRGLRVGDGAESFAGLIAGIADETGSVSVGDAAKLWVEARDKVREAGDTGALAHDFMQLTGLVLFLAVWARIGARSGQSPQPARYARVAASVARRTPHDIRAAWGKLMAEAAFRGS from the coding sequence ATGAAGCCGTTTTCGACACCGGTCGCGGACATGCTGTTCTCCCTGAACGAAGTGGCAGGGGCAAGGCGCATAACGGGATGGGACGACGAACTCGCCGGCGAGATCGCCGGCCATTTCGCGGTGTTCGCCGAGGGTGAAATCGCGCCGCTCGACGAGCCGGGTGACGTGCAGGGCGCCCGGCTGGAAAACGGCCGCGTGCGCATGCCGGACGGTTTCAGGCATGCCTATGATGCCTGGGTCGAACAGGGCTGGCCGGGTCTGACCGCGCCGGAGGAATTTGGCGGGCAGGGCATGGGCGGAGCGATCGCGGCGCTGGTCAGCGAAATATTTTCCGGGGCTTGCCACTCCTTGCAGATGGTGGTGGGGCTTGTTCCCGGCGCGATCCGCACAATCATGCGGTTCGGAACCGACGATCAGAAGACTCGGATGGTCCCGCCGCTTGCCAGCGGTGAATGGCTTGCCACGATGTGTCTTACCGAACCGGGTGCCGGCTCGGACCTGTCGCGCATTCGCTGCCGCGCGACCGAGGCCGCCGACGGCTGGCGCATCGACGGCGAGAAGATTTTCATTTCCGGTGGCGACCAGGACCTGAGCCGGGGCATCCTGCATCTCGTTCTCGCGCGCACCTCCGACAACGGCATCAAGGGCTTGTCGCTTTTCCTGTGCCACTCTGAACGAAGCGACGGCAGCCGAAACGGTGTGTCGGTCGCGCGTATCGAGGAGAAGATGGGCCTGCATGCCTCGCCGACCTGCCAGCTGGTTTTCGACGGCGCCGAAGCGGAGCTTGTCGGCAGGCCGGGCGAGGGGTTGAGGGCGATGTTCACGCTTATGAACCACGCGCGCCTCGATGTCGCATTGCAAGGCGCGGCGCATGCCGCCCGTGCCCATGACATTGCGAGCGCCTATGCTGCCGAACGGATCCAGGGACGAAACGGAGACGGACAACCGGCGAAGCTGGAAGAGCACGCCGACGTGCGGCGCATGCTGGACCGGATGGATTCGCTGGCCATCGGCGCCCGCGCGATCGCGCATCTTGCGCTGGTCGTCCTGGAAACCGGAGAGAATCCCGGTCTGGTCGAGTTCCTGACGCCGGTCGCCAAGGTGTTCTGCACCGAAGCCGGCATGGAGGCGGCCGAACTCGGCGTGCAGGTGCTCGGCGGCTATGGCTATCTGCGGGAATACCGGGTCGAGCAGACATGTCGCGACGCGCGGATCACCGCGATCTACGAGGGCGCCAACGGAATTCATGCCGGCGCACTGGCGGGGCGGGGCCTGCGCGTCGGCGACGGCGCGGAGTCCTTTGCCGGCCTGATTGCCGGAATCGCGGACGAGACAGGTTCGGTATCCGTCGGCGACGCGGCGAAGCTCTGGGTCGAGGCGCGCGACAAGGTGCGAGAAGCCGGGGATACCGGCGCGCTGGCGCATGATTTCATGCAACTGACCGGGTTGGTCCTGTTCCTGGCGGTCTGGGCCCGGATCGGCGCAAGAAGCGGGCAATCGCCGCAGCCGGCACGCTATGCCCGAGTGGCGGCAAGTGTCGCCCGCCGCACCCCGCACGACATACGGGCCGCATGGGGCAAGCTGATGGCAGAGGCCGCTTTTCGGGGAAGTTGA
- a CDS encoding TRAP transporter small permease: protein MLRIMEWLARTLAIVGGLVLAALVLLTCISVIGRGCNTLGHSDFMAEAAPGLAAMLTRLGPVNGDFELVEAGIAFAIFAFLPICQLHGGHATVDIFTNQMPRRLNRFIVVFWEVILTLVLILICWRLHEGLQSKMSNGETTYLLQFPIWWAYAASFFASVCAAIVGVYCAAARVASLVTGKHYLPHTEGAMH from the coding sequence ATGCTCAGGATCATGGAGTGGCTTGCCCGCACCCTGGCCATTGTCGGCGGACTGGTGCTTGCCGCGCTCGTATTGCTGACCTGTATCAGCGTCATCGGACGGGGCTGCAACACGCTCGGGCATTCCGATTTCATGGCGGAAGCTGCGCCCGGCCTGGCCGCCATGCTGACGCGCCTGGGGCCGGTTAACGGCGATTTCGAGCTGGTCGAGGCGGGAATCGCGTTTGCCATATTCGCCTTCCTGCCGATCTGCCAGCTGCATGGCGGGCATGCCACGGTGGACATCTTCACCAACCAGATGCCCAGAAGGCTCAACCGCTTCATCGTGGTGTTCTGGGAGGTCATCCTGACTCTGGTGCTGATCCTGATCTGCTGGCGCCTCCACGAGGGGCTGCAGTCCAAGATGTCGAACGGCGAGACAACCTACCTGCTCCAGTTCCCGATCTGGTGGGCCTATGCGGCCAGCTTTTTCGCGTCGGTCTGCGCCGCCATCGTGGGCGTCTATTGCGCGGCAGCACGTGTCGCGAGCCTTGTCACCGGAAAACACTACCTGCCGCACACCGAAGGAGCGATGCATTGA
- the pyc gene encoding pyruvate carboxylase, with protein MAIKKILVANRSEIAIRVFRAANELGIKTVAIWAEEDKYSLHRFKADESYQVGRGPHLDRELGPIESYLSIEEVLRVARISGADAIHPGYGLLSESPEFVEACEKAGVTFIGPKAETMRALGNKVAARNLAVSAGVPVVPATKPLPDDMDTVKKMAAEVGYPVMLKASWGGGGRGMRVIRTEDEIEREVLEAKREARAAFGKDEVYLEKLVENARHVEVQILGDTHGNAVHLFERDCSIQRRNQKVVERAPAPYLNDEQRAELAEYALKIANATSYIGAGTVEFLMDADTGRFYFIEVNPRIQVEHTVTEEVTGIDIVKAQIHIMDGAAIGTPESGVPRQEDIRLNGHALQCRITTEDPEQNFIPDYGRITAYRGATGFGIRLDGGTAYSGAVITRFYDPLLEKVTAWAPTPEEAIRRMDRALREFRIRGVATNLTFLEAIIGHEKFRNNTYTTKFIDTTPELFQQVKRADRATKLLTYIADVTVNGHPETKGRPKPPAEAAPPIVPWPGIPIPPGGTKRKLDELGPEGFARWLRAEKQVYLTDTTMRDGHQSLLATRMRTHDIVRIAGCYARVLPELLSLECWGGATFDVAMRFLTEDPWERLAKIREQVPNLLLQMLLRGANGVGYTNYPDNVVKYFVRQAAAGGIDLFRVFDCLNWVDNMRVSMEAVAEENKICEAAICYTGDILNSARPKYDLKYYVNLAGELEKAGAHMLAVKDMAGLLKPEAARILFKALREATDLPIHFHTHDTSGISAATVLAAVESGVDAVDAAMDALSGNTSQPCLGSIVEALRGTERDPGLDAEWIRKISFYWEAVRTKYAAFESDLKGPASEVYLHEMPGGQFTNLKEQARSLGLETRWHEVARAYHDVNMMFGDIVKVTPSSKVVGDMALMMVSQDLAVEDVTDPDKDIAFPESVVAMMRGDLGQPPGGWPEAIQKKVLKGEKPYTEVPGSLLPPADLDAMRKEIKEKLGRELSDFEFASYLMYPKVFTDFAHAQAMYGPVSSLPTPVYFYGLGQEDEVFAEIEKGKTLVIRCLAVGDTDEKGMVTVFFELNGQPRRIKVPDRAHGASGTVARRKADPADENHVGAPMPGVISTIGVSAGQEVKAGDVLVSIEAMKMETAIHAERDGTIAEVVVKAGDQIDAKDLLVVYE; from the coding sequence TTGGCCATCAAGAAAATCCTCGTAGCCAACCGTTCGGAAATCGCCATCCGCGTATTTCGCGCGGCCAACGAACTGGGAATCAAGACCGTCGCCATATGGGCGGAGGAGGACAAGTATTCCCTGCATCGGTTCAAGGCCGACGAGAGTTACCAGGTCGGGCGGGGGCCGCATCTCGATCGCGAGCTCGGACCAATCGAAAGCTATCTCTCGATCGAGGAAGTGCTGCGGGTTGCCCGAATCTCCGGCGCGGACGCGATCCATCCGGGATACGGTCTCCTTTCGGAAAGCCCGGAATTCGTCGAGGCCTGCGAAAAGGCCGGGGTGACCTTCATCGGTCCGAAGGCGGAAACGATGCGGGCGCTCGGCAACAAGGTCGCCGCGCGCAATCTTGCCGTATCCGCCGGGGTTCCGGTCGTGCCCGCCACCAAGCCGCTGCCCGACGACATGGACACGGTGAAGAAGATGGCTGCCGAAGTCGGCTACCCGGTGATGCTGAAGGCATCCTGGGGCGGCGGCGGGCGCGGCATGCGCGTCATTCGTACCGAGGATGAAATCGAGCGCGAAGTGCTGGAAGCCAAGCGGGAGGCGCGTGCGGCCTTCGGCAAGGATGAGGTCTATCTCGAAAAGCTCGTCGAGAACGCGCGTCACGTCGAGGTGCAGATCCTCGGAGATACGCACGGCAATGCCGTTCACCTGTTCGAGCGCGACTGCTCGATCCAGCGACGCAACCAGAAGGTCGTGGAGAGGGCGCCGGCACCCTATCTGAACGACGAGCAGCGGGCGGAACTTGCGGAGTACGCGCTGAAGATCGCCAATGCGACCAGCTATATCGGCGCGGGAACGGTCGAGTTCCTGATGGATGCCGATACCGGCAGGTTCTACTTCATCGAGGTCAATCCGCGCATCCAGGTCGAGCATACCGTGACCGAGGAGGTCACCGGCATCGACATCGTCAAGGCGCAGATCCACATCATGGACGGCGCGGCGATCGGCACGCCGGAATCGGGCGTCCCGCGCCAGGAGGACATCCGGCTCAACGGTCACGCCCTGCAGTGCCGCATCACGACGGAAGATCCCGAGCAGAACTTCATTCCCGACTATGGCCGCATCACCGCCTATCGCGGCGCGACCGGCTTCGGCATCCGACTTGATGGCGGTACGGCCTATTCGGGCGCGGTGATCACGCGCTTCTACGACCCGCTGCTGGAGAAGGTTACCGCATGGGCGCCGACGCCGGAGGAGGCGATCCGGCGCATGGACCGTGCGTTACGCGAGTTCCGCATCCGCGGCGTGGCGACGAACCTGACCTTCCTCGAGGCGATCATCGGGCACGAGAAGTTCCGCAACAATACCTACACCACCAAGTTCATCGACACGACGCCGGAGCTGTTCCAGCAGGTCAAGCGGGCCGACCGGGCGACCAAGCTGCTCACCTATATCGCCGACGTGACCGTGAACGGCCATCCGGAGACGAAGGGACGGCCGAAGCCGCCGGCCGAGGCCGCGCCACCGATCGTGCCGTGGCCCGGCATCCCGATTCCCCCGGGCGGAACCAAGCGCAAGCTCGACGAGCTCGGCCCGGAGGGCTTCGCCCGGTGGCTTCGTGCCGAGAAGCAGGTCTACCTGACCGACACGACCATGCGCGACGGCCACCAGAGCCTGCTGGCGACGCGCATGCGCACGCACGACATCGTCAGGATCGCCGGATGCTACGCCCGCGTCCTTCCCGAACTGCTGTCGCTGGAATGCTGGGGCGGCGCGACCTTCGACGTCGCCATGCGGTTCCTGACCGAGGATCCCTGGGAGCGTCTCGCGAAGATCCGCGAACAGGTGCCGAACCTGCTGCTGCAGATGCTGCTGCGCGGCGCCAACGGCGTCGGCTACACCAACTATCCCGACAACGTGGTGAAGTATTTCGTGCGCCAAGCGGCGGCCGGCGGCATCGACCTGTTCCGGGTATTCGACTGCCTCAACTGGGTCGACAACATGCGCGTCTCGATGGAGGCGGTCGCCGAGGAGAACAAGATCTGCGAGGCGGCGATCTGCTATACCGGCGACATCCTCAACTCGGCGCGGCCGAAATACGATCTCAAGTATTACGTGAACCTCGCCGGCGAGCTGGAAAAGGCCGGCGCCCACATGCTGGCGGTCAAGGACATGGCAGGCCTGCTGAAGCCGGAAGCCGCGCGCATCCTGTTCAAGGCGCTGCGCGAGGCGACCGACCTGCCGATCCATTTCCATACCCACGACACGTCGGGCATCTCGGCGGCGACCGTGCTGGCGGCGGTGGAAAGCGGGGTCGACGCGGTCGACGCGGCGATGGACGCGCTGTCCGGCAACACGTCGCAGCCCTGCCTCGGCTCGATCGTCGAGGCGCTGCGTGGCACCGAGCGCGATCCGGGCCTGGACGCGGAGTGGATCCGCAAGATTTCCTTCTACTGGGAGGCGGTGCGCACCAAGTATGCCGCCTTCGAGAGCGACCTGAAGGGGCCTGCCTCGGAAGTCTATCTCCACGAGATGCCGGGAGGACAGTTCACGAACCTCAAGGAGCAGGCCCGCTCGCTGGGGCTGGAGACCCGCTGGCACGAGGTGGCGCGGGCCTATCACGACGTCAACATGATGTTCGGCGATATCGTGAAGGTGACGCCCTCGTCCAAGGTCGTCGGCGACATGGCGCTGATGATGGTCAGCCAGGATCTCGCGGTCGAGGACGTGACCGATCCGGACAAGGACATCGCGTTCCCGGAATCGGTCGTGGCGATGATGCGCGGCGATCTCGGCCAGCCGCCGGGCGGCTGGCCCGAAGCCATCCAGAAAAAGGTGCTGAAGGGCGAAAAACCCTACACCGAGGTTCCGGGCTCGCTTCTGCCGCCGGCCGACCTCGACGCCATGCGCAAGGAGATCAAGGAAAAACTCGGGCGGGAACTCTCGGACTTCGAGTTCGCCTCCTACCTGATGTATCCGAAGGTGTTCACCGATTTCGCCCATGCCCAGGCGATGTACGGGCCTGTTTCGTCCCTGCCGACGCCGGTCTATTTCTACGGTCTCGGCCAGGAGGACGAGGTCTTCGCCGAGATCGAGAAGGGCAAGACGCTTGTCATCCGCTGCCTGGCCGTCGGCGACACGGACGAGAAGGGCATGGTCACCGTGTTCTTCGAGCTGAACGGCCAGCCGCGCCGCATCAAGGTGCCCGACCGGGCCCATGGCGCAAGCGGCACGGTCGCGCGTCGCAAGGCCGATCCGGCGGACGAGAACCATGTCGGCGCGCCGATGCCCGGCGTGATCTCCACGATCGGCGTCTCCGCCGGCCAGGAGGTCAAGGCGGGCGACGTGCTTGTCTCCATCGAGGCAATGAAGATGGAAACGGCCATCCATGCCGAGCGCGACGGCACGATCGCCGAAGTGGTCGTCAAGGCAGGCGACCAGATCGACGCCAAGGACCTGCTCGTCGTCTACGAATAG